TGCTGATTGTATATTTATTCCATTTACGGTGGGAGGTGGCATAATAAGCCTCTTGCAAATAGAGGAAATCCTTTCAAATGGTGCGGATAGGGTATCCATAAATACAGGGGCTGTCAAAAAGCCATTTTTTATTGAGGAGGCATCGTCAAAATTTGGCTCACAATGTATTGTGGTAGCCATTGATGCAAAGAAAAAAGGCAATTCCTGGGAGGTATATACCCATGGGGGAAGAAATCCAACCGGTCTGGATGCTATAGAATGGGCAAAGGAGGCAGAATTGGAAGGAGCGGGTGAAATTCTCTTAACCAGTATGGATTGCGATGGAAAGAAAAGTGGGTATGACCTTTCATTGATTGAAGAAATTGCAGGCTCTGTAAATATCCCTGTGATTGCCTCAGGTGGGGCAGGATGTCCAGAGCATCTTGAAAAGGCAATCGCAAAGGGAGCGGATGCTGTTTTAGCCGCATCCATCTTTCA
This genomic window from bacterium contains:
- the hisF gene encoding imidazole glycerol phosphate synthase subunit HisF; protein product: MKAHRIIPCLDVDKGRVVKGISFVNLRDAGNPVEQARIYDKEGADELVFLDITASWEDRKIIVDIVRACADCIFIPFTVGGGIISLLQIEEILSNGADRVSINTGAVKKPFFIEEASSKFGSQCIVVAIDAKKKGNSWEVYTHGGRNPTGLDAIEWAKEAELEGAGEILLTSMDCDGKKSGYDLSLIEEIAGSVNIPVIASGGAGCPEHLEKAIAKGADAVLAASIFHYGEYKIKDVKRYLKNKGICVRI